A genomic region of Plasmodium malariae genome assembly, chromosome: 14 contains the following coding sequences:
- the AP2-MU gene encoding AP-2 complex subunit mu, putative, with translation MIDALYIFFISGQLLIQRNYRNVTRKNDLSYYINKYIKTKRFFEHPIIEINNVFFLNVSINEIVITVSTRSNSNICLIFNFIYKFIEILNYFFNNEISGINIVNNFVLIYEICDEIIDYGYPQTLEVNILKNSLLNKVKYYSRTSKYFQKLSSELRNANSLIEDIVHDTNIQNQNETLHMKYYNANNKDSYKKNSIKNTKSYDLNEKNKLKYIGKETLNRIKNKIINNNKPTNNFNYITGNCTWRNNNIYYKKNEIYIDIVEILNVTINSNNLMYAHINGKVTLKCFLSGMPICELSTNNKINLLTNSHNSNFNSNSMNNKNDNTSSGKNIMKIKSNQTNSRRKNANDEKENEDIIIDNCIFHHCVTLSKYENSKLITFTPPDGSFELMRYTITKNIQIPFHIVAIYNPILQYSKSLGRKFSLKMLTNNNKNIYGEYKNSNRYEYAVTIKSNYKGNMHAADVVIKIPIYKFSENVQVKYKSIGKTEFNNIESIVTWRIKKFSSSSEHHIKIHLTLENQNQIYSNMNNTQKVDDLSKVVLQVHKVKNMNTVKFLNTYKLPITLSFKIPMFTSSGMYIRYLKVFEKSNYKIIKWIKYLTESGIYQYK, from the coding sequence ATGATAGatgctttatatattttttttataagtggGCAGTTATTAATACAGAGAAATTATAGAAATGtaacaagaaaaaatgatttaagttattatataaacaaatatattaaaacaaaaagattTTTTGAACATCctataatagaaataaataacgtattttttctaaatgtgAGTATTAACGAAATTGTTATAACCGTTTCGACAAGAAGTAattcaaatatatgtttgatttttaattttatatataaatttatagaaatattaaattatttttttaataatgaaatatcaGGAATAAACATTGTCAATAATTTTGTtcttatatatgaaatatgcGATGAAATAATAGACTATGGATATCCACAAACGTTagaagtaaatattttaaaaaatagtttacTTAATAAAGTGAAATATTATAGTAGGACTTCGAAATATTTTCAGAAATTATCAAGTGAACTTAGAAACGCAAATAGTTTAATTGAAGATATTGTACACgatacaaatatacaaaacCAGAATGAAACTCTACATATGAAATATTACAATGCAAATAACAAAgatagttataaaaaaaatagtataaaaaatacaaagagCTATGAtttaaatgagaaaaataaattaaaatatataggtaAAGAAACGttaaatagaattaaaaacaaaattataaataataataaacccacaaataattttaattatataacagGTAATTGTACTTGGagaaacaataatatatattataaaaaaaatgaaatatatatagacatAGTGGAGATATTAAATGTAACAATAAATAGCAATAATTTGATGTATGCACACATAAATGGCAAAGTGACGTTAAAGTGTTTCTTGTCCGGTATGCCTATATGTGAGCTaagtacaaataataaaattaatttgttaACAAATAGTCATAATAGTAACTTTAACAGCAACAGTATGAACAACAAAAACGATAACACGAGTAGcggtaaaaatataatgaaaattaagtCAAATCAAACTAAtagtagaagaaaaaatgcgaatgatgaaaaagaaaatgaggatattattattgataATTGCATATTTCATCATTGTGTAACACTCtctaaatatgaaaatagtaAACTTATTACTTTTACACCACCTGACGGTTCATTCGAATTAATGAGATATACaattactaaaaatatacaaataccaTTTCATATTGTTGCTATTTATAATCCTATACTTCAATATTCTAAATCATTAGGTAGGAAATTTTCCTTGAAAAtgttaacaaataataacaaaaatatatatggagaatataaaaattcaaacaGATATGAATATGCTGTTACCATTAAATCAAATTATAAAGGAAATATGCATGCTGCTGATgttgttataaaaataccGATTTATAAATTCTCAGAAAATGTAcaagttaaatataaatcaaTTGGAAAAACtgaatttaataatattgaaaGTATTGTCACTTggagaattaaaaaattttctagtTCTAGTGAGCATCATATCAAAATACACTTAACGTTAGAAAATCAAAACCAAATATACtcaaatatgaataatacgCAAAAAGTAGATGACCTTTCCAAAGTAGTATTACAAGTAcataaagttaaaaatatgaatactgtgaaatttttaaatacgTACAAATTACCAATAACACTAAGTTTTAAAATTCCTATGTTTACCTCCAGTGGTATGTATATAAGGTATTTAAAGGTTTTTGAAAAAtcgaattataaaataattaagtggataaaatatttaacggAGTCGggtatatatcaatataaatGA